The proteins below come from a single Psychrobacter sp. FDAARGOS_221 genomic window:
- a CDS encoding alanine/glycine:cation symporter family protein, with product MFKLIYKQWIVIISLLLGTRLAQAAEQSGLEAFSSGADTFMAEKLGWFVELIFYSVPIGGASFPLIAGWLLIAAVVFTLYFGFIQFRHVGLAIDIVRGKFTNPHKKTEGEVTHFQALVTALSGTVGLGNIAGVGAALAIGGPGATFWMILIGLLGMASKFVECTLGVKYRTILPSGAVSGGPMYYLSRGMAERGMGGFGKFLAVGFALMCILGSLGGGNMFQGNQAFAALSSTFDIPAEFGIFFGIGLAILVGMVIIGGMPRIATVTEKVVPFMAALYIGMSLIVIIANFSQVGAAFQAIFVGAFTGAGVAGGFIGALIQGLKRATFSNEAGIGSAAIAHSAVKTEEPATEGLVALLEPFIDTVVICTMTALVITLSGVNDLANIQSQALTGVDLTRAAFMETAPFFQYLLAIAVVLFAFSTMISWSYYGLKAWTYLFGESKAVEMIFKLIFCIFVVIGATIQFGFVIDFSDAAIFAMSIFNVIGLYFLMPIVKKEVVSFIARVKSGEVKKYK from the coding sequence ATGTTCAAACTTATATATAAACAATGGATTGTTATTATATCTTTATTACTAGGCACTCGTCTTGCTCAAGCAGCAGAACAATCAGGTCTAGAGGCATTTAGTAGTGGCGCTGATACGTTCATGGCTGAAAAATTAGGTTGGTTCGTTGAGCTTATCTTTTATTCTGTTCCAATTGGCGGTGCGTCTTTCCCATTAATCGCAGGTTGGTTATTAATCGCTGCTGTTGTATTCACTCTTTATTTCGGTTTCATTCAGTTTCGTCATGTGGGTCTGGCCATCGACATCGTTCGTGGTAAGTTTACAAACCCGCATAAGAAAACAGAAGGCGAAGTTACCCATTTCCAAGCATTGGTTACAGCTCTATCAGGGACGGTAGGTCTTGGTAACATCGCTGGTGTGGGTGCGGCTCTTGCTATCGGTGGTCCAGGCGCGACTTTCTGGATGATCTTGATTGGTCTATTAGGCATGGCGTCTAAATTTGTAGAATGTACGCTAGGTGTTAAATACCGTACTATCCTACCATCAGGTGCTGTATCAGGTGGTCCAATGTACTACTTAAGCCGTGGTATGGCTGAACGTGGCATGGGCGGTTTTGGTAAGTTTCTAGCTGTTGGCTTTGCATTAATGTGTATCTTAGGTAGCTTGGGCGGCGGTAACATGTTCCAGGGCAACCAAGCATTCGCAGCATTAAGCTCAACGTTTGATATCCCAGCTGAATTTGGTATCTTCTTTGGTATCGGTCTTGCGATTCTAGTTGGTATGGTAATTATTGGTGGCATGCCGCGTATTGCGACAGTGACTGAAAAAGTAGTGCCATTCATGGCCGCTTTATATATTGGTATGAGCTTAATTGTTATCATCGCTAATTTCAGCCAAGTTGGCGCAGCCTTCCAAGCAATCTTTGTCGGTGCCTTCACTGGTGCTGGTGTTGCCGGTGGTTTCATTGGTGCATTGATTCAAGGTTTAAAACGTGCAACATTCTCTAACGAAGCCGGTATTGGTTCAGCGGCTATTGCTCACTCGGCCGTAAAAACTGAAGAACCTGCTACTGAAGGTTTAGTTGCTTTACTTGAGCCATTCATTGATACCGTTGTTATCTGTACGATGACTGCTCTAGTTATTACCCTTTCAGGTGTTAATGATCTAGCAAACATTCAATCACAAGCATTAACTGGTGTTGATCTGACGCGTGCAGCCTTCATGGAAACAGCGCCTTTCTTCCAGTACTTACTAGCGATTGCTGTTGTGTTGTTTGCATTCTCAACGATGATTTCATGGTCTTACTATGGTCTTAAAGCTTGGACTTACCTATTTGGTGAAAGTAAAGCAGTAGAAATGATCTTCAAATTGATCTTCTGTATCTTCGTTGTTATTGGTGCAACTATTCAGTTTGGTTTCGTTATCGATTTCTCAGATGCGGCTATCTTCGCAATGTCTATCTTCAACGTTATCGGTCTATACTTCTTGATGCCTATTGTTAAGAAAGAAGTTGTATCATTCATCGCACGTGTTAAAAGTGGTGAAGTTAAAAAGTACAAATAA